One genomic segment of Mycolicibacterium chubuense NBB4 includes these proteins:
- a CDS encoding LLM class F420-dependent oxidoreductase, with product MRIGTVFPQTELGGDPGALRAYGERVEELGYAHVLAYDHVLGADPATHRGWAGPYDIDTTFHEPLVMFGYLAAVTTTLELVTGVVILPQRQTALVAKQAAEVDLLSGGRLRFGVGLGWNAVEYEALGEDFTNRGRRSEEQIELLRRLWTQRSVTLDGRYHRVTGAGIAPLPVQRPIPVWIGAASARAYARVGRLADGWFPMIGPGPALDEARAAVAAAARDAGRDPATIGMEGRVSWQHDDDRALAGIRDWADLGATHLSINTMGAGLRSVDDHLAVLETLAAGLS from the coding sequence ATGCGGATCGGAACGGTGTTCCCCCAGACCGAGCTCGGCGGCGACCCGGGGGCCCTGCGGGCCTACGGCGAGCGCGTCGAAGAGCTCGGCTACGCCCACGTGCTGGCCTACGACCACGTGCTGGGCGCCGACCCCGCGACGCACCGGGGCTGGGCCGGTCCCTACGACATCGACACGACGTTCCACGAACCCCTCGTGATGTTCGGCTACCTCGCCGCCGTCACGACCACGCTGGAGCTCGTCACCGGGGTGGTCATCCTGCCGCAGCGGCAGACGGCGCTGGTCGCCAAGCAGGCCGCGGAGGTCGACCTGCTCAGCGGGGGCCGCCTCCGCTTCGGCGTCGGCCTGGGCTGGAACGCCGTGGAGTACGAGGCGCTCGGCGAGGATTTCACCAACCGCGGCAGGCGCTCCGAGGAGCAGATCGAGCTGCTGCGGCGACTGTGGACGCAACGCTCGGTCACCCTCGACGGTCGCTACCACCGCGTCACCGGCGCGGGCATCGCACCGCTTCCGGTGCAGCGGCCCATCCCGGTGTGGATCGGCGCCGCCTCCGCGCGCGCCTACGCGAGGGTGGGACGGCTGGCCGACGGCTGGTTCCCCATGATCGGGCCGGGCCCCGCCCTCGACGAGGCGAGGGCCGCCGTAGCTGCGGCGGCGCGCGACGCGGGCCGCGATCCCGCCACGATCGGGATGGAGGGACGCGTGAGCTGGCAGCACGACGACGATCGCGCGCTCGCCGGGATCCGCGACTGGGCCGACCTCGGCGCGACACACCTGTCGATCAACACCATGGGCGCGGGCCTGCGCAGCGTCGACGACCACCTCGCGGTCCTGGAGACGCTCGCGGCGGGATTGTCCTAG
- a CDS encoding glycoside hydrolase family 65 protein: MIVDDAFPVEPWLVRETELCLDLLPQTESLFALSNGHIGLRGNLDEGEPYGLPGTYLNGFYEIRPLPYAEAGFGYPEDGQSIVDVTNGKLIRLLVEDEPFDVRYGDLLSHERILDMRAGTLTRTAEWCSPAGKRVKVTSVRLVSLAQRGLAAIEYVVEAVGDDVRVTLQSELVANEDQPATSGDPRVAAVLVNPLEPIQHEVSDRGALLIHRTRSSGLMLAAAMDHAVDAPGRVDFDGDAGADWARTTVVCGLKSGERLRIVKYLAYGWSSLRSRPALRDQAAAAIAAARYTGWQGLLDEQRAYLDAFWDCADVEVDGDADCQQAVRFGLFHVMQASARAERRAIAGKGLTGTGYDGHTFWDSEGYVLPVLTYTAPHAAADALRWRASTLDLARSRARELDLAGASFPWRTIAGEECSAYWPAGTAAFHVNADIAMAFERYRVVTGDDSLEKSCGLAVLVDTARLWLSLGHHDRHGAWRIDGVTGPDEYTAVVRDNVFTNLMAAANLRTAADACTRHPDLACELGVGTEETAAWRDAADAVHIPYDHELGVHPQCEGFTTLREWDFTANTEYPLLLHEPYVRLYPAQVIKQADLVLAMHWQSHAFTAEQKARNVDYYERRTTRDSSLSACTQAVMCAEVGHLELAHDYAYEAALIDLRNLHHNTGDGLHLASLAGSWTALVAGFGGLRDDEGVLALDPHLPSGISRLRFRLRWRDFRVTVEATHTSVTYTLRDGPHTTLTIRHAGEPLEITTDSPTRAPVRPRTPLLPPPPQPAGREPLRRHVQGHTSSREPMITVRSSGRPK, encoded by the coding sequence ATGATCGTCGACGACGCGTTCCCCGTCGAGCCGTGGCTGGTGCGCGAGACCGAACTCTGTCTCGACCTGCTGCCGCAGACCGAGTCGCTGTTCGCGCTGTCCAACGGCCACATCGGGCTGCGCGGCAATCTCGACGAGGGCGAACCCTACGGGCTGCCCGGCACCTACCTCAACGGGTTCTACGAGATCCGCCCGCTGCCCTACGCCGAAGCCGGCTTCGGCTATCCCGAGGACGGCCAGTCCATCGTCGACGTCACCAACGGGAAGCTGATCCGGTTGCTGGTCGAGGACGAGCCCTTCGACGTGCGCTACGGCGACCTGCTTTCCCACGAGCGGATTCTCGACATGCGGGCCGGCACGCTCACCCGCACAGCGGAGTGGTGCTCGCCGGCCGGCAAGCGGGTGAAGGTGACCTCGGTGCGGCTGGTGTCGCTGGCGCAGCGGGGGCTGGCCGCCATCGAGTACGTGGTCGAGGCGGTCGGCGACGACGTGCGCGTCACCCTGCAGTCCGAACTCGTGGCCAACGAGGATCAACCCGCGACCTCCGGCGATCCCAGAGTGGCTGCGGTACTGGTGAACCCGCTCGAGCCGATTCAGCACGAGGTCAGCGACCGCGGTGCGCTGCTGATCCACCGCACCCGCTCCAGCGGGTTGATGCTGGCCGCCGCGATGGACCACGCGGTCGACGCGCCCGGGCGTGTCGACTTCGACGGGGATGCCGGTGCGGACTGGGCCCGCACCACCGTGGTGTGCGGCCTGAAATCCGGTGAGCGGCTTCGCATCGTCAAATACCTGGCCTACGGCTGGTCGAGTCTGCGTTCGCGCCCGGCGCTGCGCGATCAGGCCGCCGCCGCGATCGCCGCGGCCCGATACACCGGCTGGCAGGGGTTGCTCGACGAACAGCGCGCCTACCTCGACGCGTTCTGGGACTGCGCCGACGTCGAGGTCGACGGCGACGCCGATTGCCAGCAGGCGGTGCGCTTCGGGCTCTTCCATGTGATGCAGGCCAGCGCGCGCGCCGAGCGCCGCGCGATCGCGGGCAAGGGACTCACCGGGACCGGGTACGACGGCCACACCTTCTGGGACAGCGAGGGTTACGTGTTGCCCGTGCTGACGTACACCGCGCCCCACGCGGCCGCCGACGCGCTGCGGTGGCGCGCCTCGACCCTGGACCTGGCTCGCTCCCGCGCCCGCGAACTGGATCTCGCCGGCGCGAGCTTCCCGTGGCGCACGATCGCCGGCGAGGAGTGCTCGGCGTACTGGCCGGCGGGCACGGCCGCGTTCCACGTCAACGCCGACATCGCGATGGCGTTCGAGCGCTACCGGGTGGTCACCGGCGACGACTCGCTGGAAAAGAGTTGCGGGCTGGCCGTTCTCGTCGACACCGCCCGGCTGTGGCTGTCGCTGGGACATCACGACCGCCACGGCGCCTGGCGCATCGACGGGGTGACCGGCCCCGACGAGTACACCGCGGTGGTGCGGGACAACGTGTTCACCAATCTGATGGCCGCGGCGAATCTGCGCACCGCCGCCGACGCCTGCACGCGCCATCCCGACCTCGCATGCGAGCTCGGCGTGGGTACCGAGGAGACCGCGGCCTGGCGCGACGCCGCCGACGCCGTGCACATCCCCTATGACCACGAACTCGGCGTGCACCCGCAGTGCGAGGGGTTTACCACGCTGCGCGAGTGGGACTTCACCGCGAACACCGAATATCCACTGCTGCTGCACGAACCGTACGTGCGGCTCTACCCGGCCCAGGTCATCAAGCAGGCCGACCTGGTGCTCGCGATGCACTGGCAGAGCCACGCGTTCACCGCCGAGCAGAAGGCCCGCAACGTCGACTACTACGAGCGCCGCACCACGCGCGACTCGTCGCTGTCGGCGTGCACGCAGGCGGTGATGTGCGCCGAGGTCGGCCATCTGGAGCTCGCGCACGACTACGCCTACGAGGCGGCGCTGATCGATCTGCGCAACCTGCACCACAACACCGGCGACGGCCTGCACCTGGCCTCACTGGCCGGCAGCTGGACCGCGCTGGTCGCCGGGTTCGGCGGACTGCGCGACGACGAGGGCGTGCTGGCACTGGACCCCCACCTGCCTAGCGGCATCTCGCGCCTGCGATTCCGCCTGCGCTGGCGCGATTTCCGCGTCACGGTCGAGGCCACCCACACCTCGGTCACCTACACGTTGCGCGACGGGCCCCACACGACCTTGACCATCCGCCACGCGGGCGAACCACTGGAGATCACCACCGACTCGCCGACGCGGGCGCCGGTGCGCCCGCGCACCCCGCTGCTGCCACCGCCGCCGCAGCCGGCCGGTCGCGAACCGCTGCGCAGACACGTGCAGGGTCACACCTCCAGCCGGGAACCGATGATCACCGTCCGGTCCAGCGGCAGGCCGAAGTAG
- a CDS encoding beta-phosphoglucomutase family hydrolase, whose product MTVRGFFRATGYEVWVLGLPDRIRACLFDLDGVLTDTAGVHRRAWKKMFDEFLAGRDAGGFVPFDAGADYEEYVDGKPRDDGIRSFLASRHIDADDDAVRDLGSRKNELFLQTLHADGVTVFEGSRRYLKAAAEAGLRRAVVSSSANTREVLEITGLDTYIEARVDGVTLRDEQLRGKPAPDTFLRAAQMLDVPPSAAAVFEDALAGVAAGRAGEFGLVVGVDRVGQAEALRDHGADVVVTDLGELLTP is encoded by the coding sequence ATGACAGTGCGGGGATTCTTCCGCGCAACGGGGTATGAAGTGTGGGTGCTGGGCTTACCCGATCGGATCCGCGCATGCCTGTTCGACCTCGACGGTGTCCTCACCGATACGGCCGGCGTGCACCGGCGGGCCTGGAAGAAGATGTTCGACGAGTTTCTGGCCGGCCGTGATGCGGGCGGGTTCGTGCCGTTCGACGCGGGCGCCGACTACGAGGAGTACGTCGACGGGAAGCCGCGCGACGACGGCATCCGCTCGTTTCTGGCCAGCCGGCACATCGACGCCGACGACGACGCGGTCCGCGATCTCGGCAGCCGCAAGAACGAGTTGTTCCTGCAGACGCTGCACGCCGACGGGGTGACGGTGTTCGAGGGGTCCCGGCGCTACCTGAAGGCCGCCGCCGAGGCGGGGCTGCGGCGAGCGGTGGTGTCGTCGAGCGCCAACACCCGCGAGGTCCTCGAGATCACCGGGCTGGACACCTACATCGAGGCGCGGGTGGACGGCGTCACCCTGCGGGACGAACAGCTGCGGGGCAAACCGGCGCCGGACACCTTCCTGCGCGCCGCCCAGATGCTAGACGTTCCGCCCAGTGCCGCAGCGGTTTTCGAGGACGCGCTGGCCGGAGTAGCCGCAGGCCGCGCGGGGGAGTTCGGCCTCGTCGTCGGCGTCGACCGCGTCGGGCAGGCCGAAGCGCTGCGCGACCACGGCGCCGACGTCGTCGTCACCGACCTCGGGGAGCTGCTCACACCATGA
- a CDS encoding MFS transporter, whose translation MRSDLRAVVTGASIGNAVEWFDFAIYGFLATFIAAHFFPQGDETAALLNTFAIFAAAFFMRPLGGFVFGPLGDRIGRQKVLAIVILLMSAATLGIGVLPTYGTIGVAAPVLLLLLRCLQGFSAGGEYGGGAVYLAEFADDARRGLTVTFMAWSGVLGFLIGSVTVTLLQALLPAAAMESFGWRIPFLIAGPLGLVGLYIRLRLGDTPQFAELSDADQTAESPLREAVTTAWRQILSVVGLFIVFNIGYYVVFTFLPTYFIKTLKFGKSEAFLSITLACLVALVLILPLAALSDRIGRRPLLVGGAAAFAVLGYPLFLLLGSGSLPAAILAHCLLAAIESVYVSAAVTAGVELFATRLRFSGFSVGYNVCVALFGGTTPYVVTWLTATTGNAVAPAWYLVAAAVVSLLTVLAMRETAGRSLALVP comes from the coding sequence ATGCGGTCCGACCTTCGCGCCGTGGTGACCGGCGCGTCCATCGGCAACGCGGTCGAGTGGTTCGACTTCGCGATCTACGGGTTCCTCGCGACGTTCATCGCCGCGCACTTCTTCCCGCAGGGCGACGAGACCGCCGCGTTGCTCAACACGTTCGCGATCTTCGCCGCGGCGTTCTTCATGCGTCCGCTGGGCGGGTTCGTGTTCGGTCCCCTCGGCGACCGAATCGGCCGCCAGAAGGTGCTGGCGATCGTGATCCTGCTGATGTCGGCGGCCACGCTGGGCATCGGTGTGCTGCCGACGTACGGCACCATCGGTGTGGCCGCGCCCGTGCTGCTGCTCCTGCTCAGGTGTCTGCAGGGTTTCTCGGCCGGTGGCGAGTACGGCGGCGGCGCCGTGTATCTCGCCGAGTTCGCCGACGACGCGCGACGCGGACTCACCGTGACGTTCATGGCGTGGTCCGGAGTGCTGGGCTTTCTGATCGGCTCGGTCACGGTGACGCTGCTGCAGGCGCTGCTTCCCGCCGCGGCGATGGAGAGCTTCGGTTGGCGCATCCCGTTCCTGATCGCCGGCCCGCTGGGCCTGGTCGGCCTCTACATCAGGCTGCGACTCGGCGACACGCCGCAGTTCGCCGAGTTGAGCGACGCCGACCAGACCGCGGAATCGCCGCTGCGGGAGGCCGTCACGACCGCGTGGCGGCAGATCCTGTCGGTGGTGGGCCTGTTCATCGTGTTCAACATCGGCTACTACGTGGTGTTCACCTTCCTGCCAACGTATTTCATCAAGACGCTGAAGTTCGGCAAGTCCGAGGCGTTCCTGTCGATCACGCTGGCCTGCCTGGTGGCACTGGTGCTGATCCTGCCGCTGGCGGCGCTGTCCGACCGGATCGGCCGCCGGCCGCTGCTGGTCGGCGGGGCCGCCGCGTTCGCCGTTCTCGGCTACCCGCTGTTCCTGCTGCTCGGCTCCGGATCGCTGCCCGCCGCGATCCTCGCGCACTGCCTGCTGGCGGCGATCGAGTCGGTGTACGTGTCGGCGGCGGTGACCGCGGGCGTGGAACTGTTCGCCACCCGGCTGCGGTTCAGCGGCTTCTCGGTCGGCTACAACGTCTGCGTCGCGCTGTTCGGCGGGACCACCCCGTATGTGGTCACGTGGCTGACCGCGACCACCGGCAACGCCGTCGCTCCGGCCTGGTATCTGGTCGCAGCCGCGGTGGTCTCGCTGCTGACGGTGCTGGCGATGCGCGAGACCGCGGGACGCTCGTTGGCTTTGGTGCCGTGA
- a CDS encoding potassium transporter Kup — protein MTTIANDTSVQNHPLRPAIVVGALGVVFGDIGTSPIYTLATVFNPRDPHPVPVAPQNVYGVVSLIFWSVMTIVTLTYVSLVMRADNHGEGGIMALITLVRKWAAPKTRRTALALAALGVFGAALFFGDSMITPAISVLSAVEGLEVVDPGFARFVVPVTAVIILALFAVQRRGTAAVGRFFGPVMIVWFAAIGACGIAGIAHNPDILWALSPTHALSFIAGHFPIAFFALAAVVLAVTGAEALYADMGHFGRKAITVGWLGLVLPALTLNYFGQGALVLRDESTVHAPFFLLTPEWARVPMVLLATAATVIASQAVITGAFSVASQAAQLGYLPRLRIQHTSAATMGQIYVPWINGMLMVAVLILVFAFRSSAALGYAYGMAVTGTITITTLLFLYLARTRAGAPLWLVLGGGGALLAVDLMFFAANLTKLVHGAWLPLLIAITAFTVMTTWQRGREIVTAQRGQAEGPMLEFIDGLRTKEPPLVRLPGTAVFLNRGSETAPLSMRANVEHNHVLAEHVVILSLTTEPVPRIADSERVTVDDLGATDDGIIHVVARYGYMERADVPNALRLLTPEQTEGRLDVDGATYFLSKLELCQGDAPTMAPWRKRLFIATSYVAADAAAYFGLPLDRTVIIGSRLEV, from the coding sequence ATGACCACTATCGCCAACGACACCAGTGTGCAGAACCACCCTCTTCGGCCCGCCATCGTGGTGGGTGCACTCGGCGTGGTCTTCGGGGACATCGGGACCAGCCCGATCTACACGCTCGCGACCGTGTTCAACCCGAGAGACCCGCATCCGGTGCCCGTGGCACCGCAGAACGTCTACGGCGTGGTGTCGCTGATCTTCTGGTCGGTGATGACGATCGTGACGCTGACCTATGTCTCGCTGGTCATGCGCGCCGACAACCACGGCGAGGGCGGCATCATGGCGCTGATCACCCTGGTGCGGAAGTGGGCCGCGCCCAAGACCCGGCGCACCGCGCTGGCACTGGCCGCTCTCGGCGTGTTCGGCGCCGCCCTGTTCTTCGGCGACAGCATGATCACCCCGGCGATCTCCGTGCTGTCGGCGGTCGAAGGTCTCGAGGTGGTCGACCCGGGGTTCGCGAGGTTCGTCGTCCCCGTGACGGCGGTGATCATCCTGGCGCTCTTCGCGGTTCAGCGGCGCGGCACCGCGGCGGTCGGCCGGTTCTTCGGGCCCGTCATGATCGTCTGGTTCGCCGCGATCGGCGCCTGCGGCATCGCGGGCATCGCGCACAATCCCGACATCCTGTGGGCGCTGTCGCCGACCCACGCGCTGTCGTTCATCGCGGGCCACTTCCCCATCGCGTTCTTCGCGCTGGCCGCGGTCGTGCTCGCGGTCACGGGCGCCGAGGCGCTCTACGCCGACATGGGCCACTTCGGCCGCAAAGCCATCACGGTCGGCTGGCTGGGCCTGGTGCTGCCGGCGCTCACGCTGAACTATTTCGGGCAGGGTGCGCTGGTGCTGCGCGACGAGAGCACCGTGCACGCACCGTTCTTCCTCCTCACCCCGGAATGGGCCCGCGTCCCGATGGTGCTGCTGGCGACCGCGGCGACCGTCATCGCGTCGCAGGCCGTGATCACCGGCGCCTTCTCGGTCGCCTCGCAGGCCGCCCAGCTGGGATACCTGCCGCGGCTGAGGATTCAGCACACGTCCGCCGCGACGATGGGCCAGATCTACGTCCCGTGGATCAACGGCATGCTGATGGTCGCCGTGCTGATCCTGGTGTTCGCGTTCCGCAGCTCGGCGGCGCTGGGCTACGCCTACGGCATGGCGGTCACCGGGACCATCACGATCACCACGCTGCTGTTCCTGTACCTGGCCCGCACCAGGGCCGGTGCGCCGCTGTGGCTGGTTCTCGGCGGCGGCGGCGCCCTGCTGGCCGTCGACCTGATGTTCTTCGCCGCCAACCTCACCAAACTCGTGCACGGAGCCTGGCTGCCGCTGCTGATCGCGATCACGGCGTTCACCGTGATGACGACGTGGCAGCGCGGGCGCGAGATCGTCACCGCGCAGCGCGGACAGGCCGAGGGACCGATGCTCGAGTTCATCGACGGCCTCCGGACCAAGGAGCCGCCGCTGGTCCGGCTGCCGGGCACCGCGGTGTTCCTCAACCGGGGCAGTGAGACCGCGCCACTGTCGATGCGGGCCAACGTCGAACACAACCACGTGCTGGCCGAACACGTCGTGATCCTGTCGCTGACCACCGAGCCGGTGCCCCGCATCGCCGATTCCGAACGGGTCACCGTCGACGATCTCGGCGCCACCGACGACGGGATCATCCATGTCGTCGCGCGCTACGGGTACATGGAGCGGGCCGATGTGCCGAACGCGCTGCGGCTGCTGACACCCGAGCAGACCGAAGGGCGCCTCGACGTCGACGGCGCCACCTACTTCTTGTCGAAACTCGAACTCTGCCAGGGCGATGCGCCCACGATGGCGCCGTGGCGCAAGCGGCTGTTCATCGCGACGTCCTACGTCGCCGCCGACGCGGCCGCCTACTTCGGCCTGCCGCTGGACCGGACGGTGATCATCGGTTCCCGGCTGGAGGTGTGA
- a CDS encoding VOC family protein, producing MKLDLLTPGIEVGLVTTRLDAMVAFYEGFLELEPQGEIDFEGGSQRRYSLGGSVLKLVTYTDPPQAPPAPGGGRAQAGLRYFTIGVNGLRAVAESFEASDHEIVEPLTEFAPVPGMGWMFVADPDGNWIELFGVL from the coding sequence GTGAAGCTGGATTTGCTCACCCCCGGCATCGAGGTGGGCCTCGTGACCACCCGCCTCGACGCCATGGTGGCGTTCTACGAGGGTTTCCTGGAACTCGAGCCGCAGGGCGAGATCGACTTCGAGGGCGGCTCGCAGCGGCGCTACTCGCTGGGCGGCAGCGTGCTCAAGCTCGTCACCTACACCGACCCACCGCAGGCACCGCCGGCGCCGGGCGGTGGCCGCGCCCAGGCCGGGCTGCGGTACTTCACGATCGGGGTGAACGGCCTGCGCGCCGTCGCGGAGTCGTTCGAGGCCTCCGACCACGAGATCGTGGAGCCGCTCACCGAGTTCGCGCCGGTGCCCGGAATGGGCTGGATGTTCGTCGCCGACCCGGACGGCAACTGGATCGAGCTGTTCGGGGTCCTGTGA
- a CDS encoding rhomboid family intramembrane serine protease, which produces MSYPNMPGSPAQVPTCYRHPDRPTYVRCTRCNRFICPECMHDAAVGHQCADCIGAAARTVPPARTALGGQRRRSAAPVVTYALIGLNVLMFVLQSLSPDVERALVLWPPAVAGGDLYRLLTAAFLHYGFTHILFNMWALYVVGAPLEAALGRLRYGALYLLSALGGSVLAYLLSPLNSATAGASGAVFGLFGALFVVGRKLNMDVRGVVVIIVLNLAFTFIIPLVSSQNISWQGHIGGLVTGAVVAAAYAYAPRAQRLLVQAGASAAVLVLFAVLIWWRTAELRSMFGLS; this is translated from the coding sequence GTGAGCTACCCGAACATGCCGGGCAGCCCGGCGCAGGTCCCGACCTGCTACCGCCACCCGGACCGGCCGACGTACGTCCGCTGCACCCGCTGCAACCGGTTCATCTGCCCGGAGTGCATGCACGACGCGGCGGTCGGCCACCAGTGCGCCGACTGCATCGGCGCGGCCGCGCGCACGGTGCCGCCGGCCAGGACGGCGCTCGGCGGGCAGCGGCGGCGCTCGGCGGCGCCCGTCGTCACCTACGCGCTGATCGGCCTCAACGTGCTGATGTTCGTGCTGCAGAGTCTGTCGCCGGACGTCGAACGCGCTCTGGTGCTGTGGCCGCCCGCGGTGGCCGGCGGCGATCTGTACCGGCTGCTGACCGCGGCGTTCCTGCACTACGGGTTCACCCACATCCTGTTCAACATGTGGGCCCTCTACGTGGTGGGCGCGCCTCTGGAGGCGGCGCTCGGACGGCTGCGCTACGGCGCGCTGTACCTGCTCAGCGCGCTGGGCGGCTCGGTGCTCGCCTATCTGCTCTCGCCGCTGAACTCGGCGACGGCGGGCGCCTCCGGAGCGGTGTTCGGCCTGTTCGGGGCGCTGTTCGTGGTGGGCAGAAAGTTGAACATGGACGTGCGCGGCGTGGTGGTGATCATCGTGCTGAACCTCGCGTTCACGTTCATCATCCCGCTGGTCAGCTCACAGAACATCAGCTGGCAGGGCCACATCGGCGGCCTGGTCACCGGCGCCGTCGTGGCCGCGGCCTACGCGTATGCCCCGCGCGCGCAGCGCCTGCTGGTGCAGGCCGGCGCCAGCGCCGCGGTGCTCGTGCTGTTCGCGGTGCTGATCTGGTGGCGCACCGCCGAGCTGCGCTCGATGTTCGGGCTGTCCTAG